The Bacillus sp. Y1 genome has a window encoding:
- a CDS encoding CBO0543 family protein, with the protein MSKTRLEQFDKAVQLREDSTDLLIHIWKEYHLYTTLEYWIMASILVVPLLILFIKIDKSKIFLIGFYGYSVHVVLAYGDIYGMNEGFWHYPFQLLPALPSLSIDASIVPVVSMFMYQWTLNHHKNYYLYAILTAGAFALVLKPLLVGLGLFKLYGKVNFIHLFVGYILILLMAKFMTNVFLWTQKKYGPPTKQF; encoded by the coding sequence TTGTCTAAAACCCGTCTTGAACAATTCGATAAAGCCGTACAACTGAGAGAAGATTCAACCGATCTATTAATTCATATTTGGAAAGAGTATCATTTGTACACAACGTTGGAGTACTGGATAATGGCGTCAATACTTGTTGTTCCATTATTAATATTATTTATTAAAATTGATAAAAGTAAAATCTTTTTAATTGGATTTTACGGGTATAGTGTTCATGTTGTTCTTGCTTATGGTGATATATATGGCATGAATGAAGGATTTTGGCACTATCCATTTCAATTACTACCTGCTTTGCCAAGTTTATCTATTGATGCCAGTATTGTTCCGGTAGTAAGTATGTTCATGTATCAATGGACGTTAAATCATCATAAGAACTACTATCTTTATGCCATTTTAACTGCAGGTGCCTTTGCGCTTGTATTGAAACCATTACTTGTTGGCCTTGGATTATTTAAATTGTATGGAAAAGTAAATTTTATACATTTATTTGTGGGGTACATCTTAATCCTACTTATGGCAAAATTTATGACCAATGTATTTTTATGGACTCAAAAAAAATATGGCCCTCCAACCAAACAATTTTGA
- a CDS encoding TerC family protein produces the protein MEVSLLLQYGWVLLILIVLEGLLSADNALVLAIMAKHLPEDQQKKAINIGLLLAFVFRIGAIFIISYLFHVWQVQAIGAAYLIYIALKHLFTKHEREKDAKGKSYRATVASIALADIAFAVDSILAAVALVLALPDTPLGDIGGMDAAQFIVILLGAIAGLIVIRFAAAFFVKILTERPSLERAAMLLVGWVGIKLLMHTLAHPSVHIISHDFVEGPIWNTIFWSVMLIIALGGWFMSGKQKAVGH, from the coding sequence ATGGAAGTATCATTATTGTTACAGTATGGTTGGGTTTTGCTTATTTTGATTGTTCTAGAAGGATTATTATCTGCTGATAATGCCCTGGTTTTAGCGATTATGGCAAAGCATTTACCTGAAGACCAACAGAAAAAAGCGATAAATATTGGATTGCTTTTAGCATTCGTGTTTAGAATAGGGGCCATTTTCATCATTTCGTACCTGTTTCATGTGTGGCAAGTACAAGCCATTGGAGCAGCGTACTTAATTTATATTGCTTTAAAGCATTTGTTTACCAAGCACGAGCGTGAAAAAGACGCGAAAGGGAAAAGTTATCGTGCAACTGTAGCTTCAATTGCTTTAGCCGACATTGCCTTTGCAGTGGATTCAATTTTGGCTGCCGTTGCTCTTGTTCTTGCACTACCAGACACGCCACTAGGAGATATTGGTGGAATGGACGCAGCTCAATTCATTGTTATCTTATTGGGAGCGATTGCTGGGTTAATTGTTATTCGATTTGCTGCAGCATTCTTTGTTAAGATCTTAACGGAACGTCCAAGTCTTGAGCGTGCTGCCATGCTACTAGTTGGTTGGGTAGGGATAAAGCTCCTTATGCACACTCTTGCCCATCCATCGGTCCATATCATTTCACATGATTTTGTTGAAGGTCCGATTTGGAATACAATCTTTTGGTCTGTCATGCTAATAATCGCTCTTGGTGGTTGGTTCATGTCGGGCAAACAAAAAGCAGTTGGTCACTAA
- a CDS encoding DUF5634 family protein: protein MEYGTREEIMNTLQQSFHSLMDTYKLEDIGLFEEQGPNEEYYMGYTINQNGGTYMLHQTYKTNHDGQFGLINKEWTIETDEPNFDDKKGYGSIEEAFQQLH from the coding sequence TTGGAATATGGTACACGCGAGGAGATCATGAACACATTACAACAATCTTTTCACTCGTTAATGGATACATATAAGTTAGAAGATATTGGTCTTTTTGAAGAGCAAGGGCCAAATGAAGAATATTATATGGGCTATACCATTAACCAAAATGGTGGGACTTACATGCTTCATCAAACATATAAGACGAATCATGATGGGCAATTTGGACTCATTAATAAAGAATGGACCATTGAAACAGATGAACCAAATTTCGATGACAAAAAAGGATATGGGAGCATAGAAGAAGCTTTTCAACAATTGCACTAA
- a CDS encoding DUF3231 family protein, with protein MDDKTKIRLTAAEMSMLWTQYINDTVSICVNSYFLEKVEDHEVKPVIEFALNGSKYNISFLKELFTKESFPIPIGFTEKDVHVTAPRLFSDTYFLMYLRNMSVLGMAAGGLALGIATRPEVVKFFKSILKTAVGLQDLTRDLMLKQGTYVRPPFISTPDRVDFVERQSFLTGFLGEKRSLVAQEITMLFNNIQTNAIGKTLITGFAQTARTKEVKDYFIRGKRIAQKHIDIFSDILKKEDLPAPMTWDTALSDSTIPVFSEKLMMFHVSGMISAGIGNYGASMSGSPRRDLGLKYASLIPEIALYAEDGANIMIKHGWLEEPPQSDNREKLINGE; from the coding sequence ATGGATGATAAGACGAAAATCCGGTTGACTGCAGCAGAAATGTCGATGTTATGGACTCAATACATCAACGACACAGTTTCCATTTGTGTCAATAGTTATTTTTTAGAAAAAGTAGAAGATCATGAAGTCAAACCAGTTATTGAATTTGCTCTAAATGGTTCAAAATATAATATTTCCTTTTTAAAGGAGCTATTTACAAAAGAAAGCTTTCCCATCCCAATTGGATTTACCGAAAAGGATGTTCACGTAACCGCTCCAAGACTCTTCTCAGATACATATTTTTTAATGTATTTAAGAAATATGTCTGTTCTTGGAATGGCAGCGGGAGGCCTAGCTCTTGGGATTGCAACGAGACCAGAGGTAGTGAAATTTTTTAAAAGTATTTTGAAAACGGCAGTAGGCTTACAGGACTTAACACGAGATTTAATGTTAAAGCAGGGTACATATGTCAGACCACCATTCATTTCAACACCAGATAGAGTCGACTTTGTTGAAAGGCAGAGCTTTTTAACTGGATTTTTAGGAGAAAAAAGATCGCTTGTGGCACAAGAAATTACGATGTTATTTAATAATATCCAAACAAATGCCATTGGAAAAACGTTAATTACAGGTTTTGCTCAAACGGCCAGAACAAAAGAGGTAAAAGATTACTTTATACGAGGAAAACGAATTGCTCAAAAGCATATCGACATATTTAGTGACATTCTAAAAAAGGAAGATTTACCTGCTCCGATGACTTGGGATACCGCTCTTTCGGATTCGACCATACCTGTTTTCTCAGAGAAATTAATGATGTTTCACGTATCTGGTATGATTTCGGCTGGTATTGGAAATTATGGTGCTTCTATGTCAGGAAGCCCTCGAAGAGATTTAGGTTTAAAATACGCGTCTCTTATTCCTGAGATCGCTCTGTATGCAGAGGATGGAGCAAATATCATGATTAAGCATGGCTGGTTAGAGGAACCGCCTCAATCGGACAATCGAGAGAAATTAATAAATGGGGAATAA
- the chrA gene encoding chromate efflux transporter → MVNQLKSLLEILIVSTKLGLTSFGGPIAHLGYFHNEYIRKRKWLDEKSYADLVALCQFLPGPASSQVGIGIGVMRAGVLGGIVSFIGFTLPSVVALMIFALLLRGFEVGETGWIHGLKIVAVAVVAHAILGMANNLTPDLKRKALALFALVVTLLWQTAFTQVGVIFIAGILGFFLYRQQTDTHEQKMAFPISRRFGVISLLVFFSLLLLLPILREATSLHWVALFDSFYRSGSLVFGGGHVVLPLLEREFVPTGMLTEEAFLAGYGATQAVPGPLFTFAAYLGTVISGWHGGLLATFAIFLPAFLLVLGALPFWDSIRRNPKIKGALMGVNAAVVGILTSAFYQPIWTSSILAPIDFAFAAILFSMLVYWKLPPWIIVVTGVIGGALMTFI, encoded by the coding sequence ATGGTGAATCAACTGAAGTCATTATTGGAAATCCTTATCGTGTCTACCAAATTAGGATTAACATCCTTTGGGGGTCCAATCGCCCATTTAGGTTATTTCCACAACGAGTATATTCGCAAAAGAAAGTGGCTTGATGAAAAAAGTTACGCTGATTTAGTCGCACTATGTCAATTCCTACCCGGTCCAGCTAGTAGCCAAGTAGGGATTGGAATTGGTGTCATGAGGGCTGGAGTTCTTGGAGGAATTGTATCATTTATCGGTTTTACTCTTCCCTCGGTTGTTGCCCTTATGATATTTGCTCTTTTACTTCGTGGATTTGAAGTGGGTGAAACAGGCTGGATACATGGATTAAAAATTGTTGCTGTTGCAGTCGTTGCACATGCGATCTTAGGTATGGCAAACAATTTAACTCCTGATTTAAAAAGAAAAGCACTTGCACTATTTGCTCTTGTTGTAACACTCCTTTGGCAAACAGCCTTTACTCAGGTTGGAGTAATCTTTATTGCAGGAATTCTTGGATTTTTCCTCTACAGACAACAAACAGATACACATGAACAAAAGATGGCATTTCCAATTAGTCGTCGTTTTGGAGTCATTTCCTTACTAGTATTTTTTAGTCTTTTACTATTGCTCCCAATTTTAAGAGAGGCCACATCACTTCATTGGGTCGCTTTGTTTGATAGTTTTTATCGATCAGGTTCTTTAGTATTTGGTGGCGGACATGTGGTGTTACCATTACTAGAACGAGAATTTGTTCCGACTGGAATGTTAACTGAAGAGGCATTTTTAGCTGGTTATGGTGCTACACAAGCAGTACCTGGCCCCCTCTTTACCTTTGCTGCTTATTTAGGAACGGTCATAAGCGGTTGGCACGGTGGGTTATTAGCCACTTTCGCCATCTTCTTACCTGCCTTTCTTCTAGTGCTGGGAGCATTACCTTTCTGGGATTCTATACGTCGTAATCCTAAAATAAAAGGGGCATTAATGGGGGTGAATGCGGCGGTGGTAGGAATTCTAACATCCGCCTTCTATCAACCTATTTGGACGAGTTCCATTTTAGCTCCGATTGATTTTGCATTTGCGGCTATTTTATTCAGTATGCTCGTATACTGGAAGCTACCTCCATGGATCATTGTTGTGACAGGTGTAATCGGCGGAGCACTTATGACATTTATATAA
- a CDS encoding PadR family transcriptional regulator: MEDKVLRKLFLGFIHIHILYHAKEKPIFGVWMLEELKEHGYNISSGTLYPILHSMEEDGLLSKEEKNVEGKIRKYYSTTEKGIHILDEARNKAYELFKEIKD; the protein is encoded by the coding sequence TTGGAAGACAAGGTACTGAGGAAACTCTTCCTTGGATTTATTCACATTCATATTTTGTATCATGCCAAGGAAAAACCTATCTTTGGTGTGTGGATGCTCGAAGAACTAAAAGAACATGGCTATAATATTAGCTCTGGTACACTCTACCCTATTCTCCACTCCATGGAAGAAGATGGATTACTATCAAAGGAAGAGAAAAACGTTGAAGGGAAAATACGAAAGTATTATTCAACAACCGAGAAAGGCATACATATTTTAGACGAGGCTAGAAATAAGGCATATGAATTATTTAAAGAAATAAAAGATTAG
- a CDS encoding EamA family transporter has product MFRLVLYSFYVFLGACSFGILSTIVKLAYKEGFTFREVTTGQYGFGWAIMLILMIIFSRQKISSKQFIRLAAVGASTALTGVFYYYSLQTVPASIAIILLFQFTWMGILLHSLATKKWPSKSTLLSLVLLIAGTFLAGGMAGGNVKEIDMLGLIFGLLAAFMMSLFILLSGKVETQLPLITRSFYISTGGLLVLLTIFTPKVLFSSLGEGIWFYGFLLGAFGTVIPILLFSLGAPKISPALASILSAGELPVAVIASVWVLQEQVTWVQWSGVLIILSGIAYPQIVTYQATKHPNNVKVL; this is encoded by the coding sequence TTGTTTCGTTTGGTCCTATATTCATTTTATGTTTTTCTAGGAGCCTGTTCTTTCGGTATATTGTCAACGATTGTGAAATTAGCTTACAAAGAAGGGTTTACCTTTCGTGAAGTAACAACCGGGCAATATGGTTTTGGATGGGCAATAATGCTCATCTTAATGATTATTTTCTCTAGACAAAAAATAAGTTCAAAACAGTTTATACGTCTGGCCGCTGTTGGTGCATCTACTGCATTGACTGGCGTTTTTTACTACTATTCCCTACAAACCGTTCCAGCATCTATAGCGATCATTTTGCTTTTTCAATTCACGTGGATGGGAATACTGCTCCATTCATTAGCAACCAAAAAATGGCCTTCTAAATCTACCCTTCTATCTCTCGTATTATTAATAGCAGGCACTTTTTTAGCAGGTGGAATGGCTGGAGGAAATGTTAAGGAAATAGATATGTTAGGATTAATTTTTGGTTTACTTGCTGCTTTTATGATGTCCTTATTTATTTTATTAAGCGGAAAAGTGGAAACTCAACTCCCTTTAATTACTCGTAGTTTCTACATATCTACTGGTGGTCTATTAGTACTACTAACCATTTTCACACCTAAAGTATTATTTTCTTCACTCGGAGAAGGTATATGGTTTTATGGTTTCCTTTTAGGTGCCTTCGGAACAGTTATTCCCATCCTACTCTTTTCCCTAGGAGCACCTAAGATTAGTCCCGCACTTGCTAGTATTCTTAGTGCTGGAGAACTCCCTGTAGCTGTAATAGCTTCCGTCTGGGTACTTCAAGAACAGGTAACATGGGTACAATGGTCAGGTGTTTTGATTATTTTGTCTGGCATTGCCTATCCACAAATTGTAACTTATCAAGCTACGAAACACCCTAACAATGTTAAGGTTTTGTAA
- a CDS encoding NAD(P)-dependent alcohol dehydrogenase — translation MQAVVCTKYGNSDVLSLKEVDKPVPKNKEVLVKIHASSVNYGNLVLLKGEPYLARLAFGLFKPKYSIPGGDIAGEVESIGNGVKQFQPGDEVFGDLSAYGWGGFAEYVCVPEDALAFKPKNVSFEEAAAVPMAGVTALQALRNKGNIQPGQKVLIYGASGGVGTFAVQIAKSLGAEVTGVCSTRNVDILLSIGAEHVIDYQKENFTLSQEKYDLILGVNGSQPLSVYKRALNPNGIFLHVGGSGEQLFQTMIQGPWTSILGSKKIGSILQRANQKDLIYVKELLETGSVKPVIDRKYKLSEIADAFNYFSEGHAQGKVVITV, via the coding sequence ATGCAGGCAGTTGTTTGTACAAAGTATGGAAATTCCGATGTACTTTCATTAAAAGAGGTGGATAAACCTGTTCCTAAGAACAAGGAAGTGTTAGTGAAAATACATGCCTCCTCCGTTAATTATGGAAACCTCGTTCTTTTAAAAGGTGAACCCTATTTGGCTCGATTGGCTTTTGGTTTATTTAAACCGAAATACTCCATACCTGGAGGCGACATTGCTGGTGAAGTTGAATCAATAGGGAATGGAGTAAAGCAATTTCAACCAGGTGATGAGGTGTTCGGTGACCTATCTGCCTATGGCTGGGGTGGTTTTGCAGAATATGTATGCGTTCCTGAAGACGCTCTCGCATTCAAACCAAAAAATGTGTCCTTTGAGGAAGCAGCAGCGGTTCCTATGGCTGGAGTTACTGCTCTACAAGCACTACGCAATAAAGGGAATATTCAACCTGGACAAAAAGTTCTGATATATGGAGCCTCTGGTGGTGTTGGAACATTTGCTGTTCAAATAGCAAAATCTCTTGGTGCTGAAGTGACGGGAGTGTGCAGTACAAGAAATGTAGACATTTTACTTTCCATTGGTGCTGAGCATGTAATCGATTATCAGAAAGAGAATTTCACCCTATCACAGGAAAAGTATGACTTGATATTAGGTGTGAATGGAAGCCAACCCTTATCTGTTTATAAAAGAGCATTGAATCCGAATGGCATCTTTCTTCATGTCGGAGGTTCAGGAGAACAGTTATTTCAAACCATGATACAAGGACCATGGACATCAATCCTCGGAAGTAAAAAGATCGGAAGCATACTACAGAGAGCCAATCAAAAAGACTTAATTTATGTAAAAGAATTACTTGAAACAGGTAGTGTAAAGCCAGTTATCGATAGAAAATATAAATTAAGCGAGATTGCTGATGCTTTCAATTATTTCTCTGAAGGTCATGCTCAAGGTAAAGTGGTGATCACCGTTTAA
- a CDS encoding sulfite exporter TauE/SafE family protein, producing the protein MKKLIVFAFIGLFAQLIDGALGMAYGVTSSSMLLAFGIAPAVASASVHLAEVVTTAASGASHIKFGNVDKQTVVRLVIPGSIGAFLGATFLSNIPGDLAKPYISIFLLALGVYVLARFLFMFKVGEQKNNIGLSRKKSIPLGLIAGFADATGGGGWGPIATPVLLSQKGISARKVVGTVDTSEFAIAVSATLGFLISLGWEQVNWLWVGALMIGGLIAAPIAAWLVQKIHAQLMGVLVGGFIILVNSRTLVTTWIDQTNVYPFVYASIAGIWIASIVYIAIKIKNTNANTNTNTNTNTNASASEVLN; encoded by the coding sequence ATGAAAAAGTTAATTGTATTTGCGTTTATTGGTTTGTTTGCACAGCTAATAGACGGGGCATTAGGAATGGCGTACGGGGTGACGTCCTCATCAATGTTACTAGCATTTGGTATTGCACCAGCAGTTGCATCTGCATCCGTTCATTTAGCAGAAGTGGTAACAACAGCTGCATCTGGAGCTTCACACATTAAATTTGGAAATGTTGATAAGCAAACCGTAGTCAGACTCGTCATACCAGGATCGATAGGAGCATTTTTAGGGGCTACATTTTTGAGTAATATTCCTGGTGACCTTGCAAAACCCTATATTTCTATTTTTTTACTTGCCCTTGGTGTATATGTTTTAGCTAGATTCTTATTCATGTTTAAAGTTGGAGAACAGAAAAATAATATTGGCCTTTCAAGAAAAAAATCCATTCCTCTAGGATTGATCGCCGGTTTTGCTGATGCGACAGGTGGAGGAGGCTGGGGTCCTATTGCAACTCCTGTATTGCTATCTCAAAAAGGAATCAGTGCACGTAAAGTAGTTGGTACAGTTGATACTAGCGAATTTGCCATTGCCGTATCTGCTACACTTGGATTTTTGATCTCCCTTGGTTGGGAACAAGTAAACTGGCTGTGGGTAGGAGCTTTAATGATTGGTGGATTAATTGCTGCACCGATTGCTGCCTGGTTAGTACAAAAAATCCATGCTCAATTAATGGGTGTGCTTGTAGGAGGATTTATTATCCTAGTTAACTCTAGAACTCTTGTAACAACATGGATTGATCAAACAAATGTTTATCCATTTGTTTACGCTAGTATTGCAGGAATTTGGATAGCTTCGATTGTATATATTGCAATAAAAATTAAAAATACAAATGCAAATACAAATACAAATACAAATACAAATACAAATGCAAGTGCAAGTGAAGTATTAAATTAA
- a CDS encoding RrF2 family transcriptional regulator has translation MKVSSKGEYALRALLVLGEHHGKVVSIQEISDKTLVTVSYLEQILLKLKKLGYLESKRGTNGGYILKRETRDINIGEVIRVLEGPLSPMGCASITKYEPCQLEPSCQLKPLWSLVRDTIAYVLDQTTLEDLLENRITLNKGDDFLAFKRTN, from the coding sequence ATGAAGGTTTCAAGTAAGGGAGAATATGCACTAAGAGCACTACTAGTCCTTGGGGAACATCATGGAAAAGTGGTATCAATTCAAGAAATTTCAGATAAAACTTTAGTTACTGTAAGTTATTTAGAACAAATCTTATTAAAGCTAAAAAAATTAGGGTATTTAGAAAGTAAAAGAGGAACAAATGGCGGATATATCCTGAAGCGAGAGACAAGGGACATAAACATTGGTGAAGTCATTCGGGTGTTAGAGGGACCACTTTCCCCTATGGGATGTGCATCAATCACGAAATACGAACCATGTCAATTAGAACCTTCATGTCAACTAAAGCCACTCTGGTCGCTTGTAAGAGATACGATCGCGTATGTGTTAGATCAAACAACTTTAGAGGATTTATTGGAGAATCGAATAACTTTGAACAAAGGGGATGATTTCCTTGCTTTCAAAAGGACAAATTGA
- a CDS encoding YezD family protein, whose product MLSKGQIDEQVLEKVKVLLESLEYGTVQITVHDSQVTQIDKIEKHRLPLQAKGKTQQKHAR is encoded by the coding sequence TTGCTTTCAAAAGGACAAATTGATGAGCAAGTACTAGAAAAAGTGAAGGTTTTACTCGAGAGCTTAGAATATGGGACGGTTCAAATAACTGTACATGACTCTCAGGTGACTCAAATCGATAAAATAGAAAAACACCGTTTACCTTTACAAGCAAAAGGAAAAACCCAACAAAAACATGCTAGATAA
- a CDS encoding aryl-sulfate sulfotransferase, translating into MGHPTIYPTGATVYQPEKASSGYTIYQAAELGALLIDMNGKEVHLWKGLRGFPNKLLPGGYVLGSTAERDPQYGFQDEVDVVQVDWEGNIVWKFNQYEFIKDPGHEPQWMARAHHDYQREGNPVGYYSPELEPRIIGGTTLILAHKNVHKPEISDKLLLDDVIIEVDWEGNILWEWAVSEHFDELGFDESAKNVLFRDPNTRFFGNSTEASAGDWMHINSMSTIGPNKFYDQGDERFHPDNIIWDARETNIIAIIDKKTGNIVWKLGPDYSTPDVKHLGWIIGQHHAHIIPKGLPGEGNLLVFDNGGWAGYGLPNPASPYGVKSAVRDHSRILEINPVTLEIEWQYTPTEAGFQAPLDSYRFYSPYISSAQRLPNGNTLITEGADGRIFEVTHEHELVWEYISPYKNKRNANMVYRAYRVPYEWVPQLDKPEETEIVPLNIAEFRVPNAASIGTDSVVTVAGTVSYGDGSFCVATVDETRKEKVEE; encoded by the coding sequence ATGGGACATCCAACGATTTATCCAACAGGAGCGACAGTTTATCAACCAGAAAAAGCAAGCAGTGGTTATACAATTTATCAAGCTGCAGAATTAGGAGCACTTTTGATTGACATGAATGGAAAGGAAGTCCATTTGTGGAAAGGACTTCGAGGGTTTCCTAATAAACTTTTACCAGGAGGCTATGTATTAGGGAGTACAGCCGAAAGAGATCCTCAATATGGATTTCAAGACGAAGTGGATGTAGTACAAGTGGATTGGGAAGGGAATATTGTTTGGAAATTTAACCAATATGAATTTATTAAAGACCCTGGACATGAACCGCAATGGATGGCGAGAGCTCACCACGATTATCAACGAGAAGGAAACCCCGTGGGATATTACTCTCCTGAATTAGAGCCTCGCATTATTGGCGGAACAACGTTAATTTTAGCTCATAAAAATGTTCATAAGCCTGAGATTTCAGACAAATTATTATTAGATGATGTCATCATTGAGGTGGATTGGGAAGGAAATATTCTTTGGGAATGGGCAGTAAGTGAACATTTTGATGAGCTAGGCTTTGATGAAAGTGCGAAAAATGTACTTTTCCGGGATCCGAATACACGGTTCTTTGGAAACTCTACTGAAGCTTCGGCTGGAGACTGGATGCATATCAATTCCATGTCTACCATCGGGCCAAATAAGTTTTATGATCAGGGAGATGAACGATTTCATCCTGATAATATTATTTGGGATGCGAGAGAAACGAATATTATTGCGATTATTGATAAAAAAACTGGAAATATTGTTTGGAAGTTGGGTCCAGACTATTCCACACCGGATGTGAAGCATTTAGGTTGGATTATTGGTCAGCATCATGCGCATATCATTCCGAAAGGCTTACCTGGTGAAGGGAATCTCCTTGTATTTGATAATGGTGGATGGGCTGGATATGGATTGCCGAACCCTGCGTCTCCATACGGAGTAAAAAGTGCGGTACGCGATCATTCAAGAATTTTAGAAATTAACCCTGTCACATTAGAAATCGAATGGCAATATACACCAACAGAAGCGGGTTTCCAAGCACCATTAGATTCTTATCGCTTTTATAGTCCGTATATAAGCTCTGCCCAACGGTTGCCTAATGGAAACACATTGATTACCGAAGGGGCAGATGGAAGGATTTTTGAAGTAACACACGAGCATGAATTAGTTTGGGAATATATTTCTCCTTATAAAAATAAAAGAAATGCAAACATGGTGTATCGTGCTTATCGTGTCCCATATGAATGGGTACCTCAGTTAGATAAGCCGGAAGAAACAGAAATTGTACCACTGAATATTGCCGAGTTTAGGGTGCCTAATGCAGCAAGTATAGGTACAGATTCAGTGGTCACTGTTGCAGGGACCGTTTCGTATGGAGATGGATCATTCTGTGTAGCAACTGTAGACGAAACGAGAAAAGAGAAAGTAGAAGAATAA
- a CDS encoding ABC transporter substrate-binding protein, translating to MKNIMLSVLSILLLFSLIITGCSSTTKSSTSDSEGKATEVSTVRLAIDTAAGGSFQFRAAEKQGYFDEQGVNAELSNFAYGIDTVNAILTEQADTGLAADYALLNSLGKGDMVVVSTLTRGHERSLKDNQLLVRGDIKSPEGLKGKKLGVPKGTVTEYIWAKYLEANQISEEDITYVPYSTPDEAIVGVKKGDIDAVWSSGALKDKFKSIEGVTQLDDLESAGVTIDSYLLAKRSFVEEHPKALESVLKALSQGIEYVGNHQKETAQIAFEQLKVPEEDALKDIERQNYVLGFSEDDVEHLEDMKEWLEEKGILKESYNLKDKLSLEPLKNAFPDLVTVE from the coding sequence ATGAAAAACATAATGTTATCAGTACTTAGTATATTGCTACTTTTTAGCCTTATCATCACAGGATGCTCGAGCACCACAAAAAGCAGTACAAGTGACTCAGAAGGAAAAGCAACAGAAGTGAGTACGGTTAGATTGGCCATTGATACGGCTGCAGGAGGATCTTTTCAGTTTCGAGCAGCTGAAAAGCAGGGATATTTTGACGAACAAGGGGTAAATGCAGAGCTATCTAATTTTGCTTATGGTATTGATACAGTTAACGCCATTTTAACGGAACAGGCGGACACAGGACTTGCTGCTGATTACGCTCTATTAAACTCGTTAGGGAAAGGCGATATGGTGGTTGTTTCCACTCTGACAAGAGGCCATGAAAGATCATTAAAAGATAACCAGCTTCTTGTGCGAGGGGATATCAAGAGTCCAGAGGGTTTAAAAGGAAAGAAATTAGGTGTTCCTAAAGGGACGGTAACCGAGTATATATGGGCGAAATATTTGGAAGCCAATCAAATTAGTGAAGAAGACATCACTTACGTTCCATATAGTACACCTGATGAAGCCATTGTAGGAGTGAAAAAGGGAGATATTGATGCCGTTTGGAGTTCAGGTGCCTTAAAAGATAAGTTCAAAAGTATAGAAGGAGTCACACAGTTAGATGACTTAGAAAGTGCGGGTGTCACAATTGATAGTTACCTTCTTGCGAAACGATCATTTGTTGAGGAACATCCAAAAGCATTGGAGTCGGTTCTAAAGGCATTATCACAAGGTATTGAGTATGTAGGTAACCATCAAAAAGAAACAGCTCAAATTGCCTTTGAACAATTAAAAGTACCAGAAGAAGACGCGTTAAAAGATATTGAAAGACAAAATTATGTTTTAGGATTTAGCGAGGATGATGTTGAGCATTTAGAGGATATGAAAGAATGGCTAGAGGAAAAAGGGATATTAAAAGAGTCATATAATCTAAAGGATAAACTGTCCCTAGAGCCACTGAAGAATGCCTTTCCTGATTTAGTAACAGTTGAATAA